The Vescimonas coprocola genome includes a window with the following:
- the lepB gene encoding signal peptidase I: protein MEERKRGYQGRRLAGATPKQERERKPQRTENGSRRAVDKARRERDPWEMTPEEKVSPVEATSVEEAQAEPQEQSVRQAEDKACRERDPWEMTSEETAPVTPGDGESVSAGRRAASVAGGKAAPAADFDSMSGSADGTSADYAAGAAGPDDAAGPGEGSGSGGTAVKKKKSGFAAFWSDFGYLIVTAVVVVLVFRVLLQLSWVPSGSMETTIPKKTLLISWQLPYVMGDPVPERGNIVTFWSDELDKLLVKRVIGLPGDTVSFSGGYVYINGQRLEEDYLDQQGGTISPNQTSFTVPEGCLFFLGDNRSGSNDARYWEESYIPVGNVKARVLLAISLTGGSSWQGVRAIG, encoded by the coding sequence GTGGAGGAACGTAAGCGGGGTTATCAGGGCCGGAGGTTGGCCGGTGCGACCCCTAAGCAGGAGCGGGAGCGCAAACCCCAGCGGACGGAGAACGGTTCCCGGCGGGCGGTGGATAAGGCCCGCCGGGAGCGGGACCCGTGGGAGATGACCCCGGAGGAGAAGGTATCTCCGGTAGAGGCCACGTCGGTAGAGGAGGCTCAGGCAGAGCCGCAGGAGCAGTCTGTCCGGCAGGCGGAGGATAAGGCCTGCCGGGAGCGGGACCCGTGGGAGATGACCTCGGAGGAGACTGCTCCGGTAACGCCGGGAGACGGCGAGTCCGTCTCGGCCGGCCGGAGAGCCGCTTCGGTGGCCGGAGGTAAAGCGGCACCGGCGGCGGACTTTGACAGCATGAGCGGTTCTGCCGATGGGACGAGCGCCGACTATGCAGCCGGTGCGGCGGGTCCCGATGATGCAGCCGGGCCCGGTGAGGGAAGCGGCTCCGGCGGGACGGCGGTCAAGAAGAAAAAGAGCGGCTTTGCCGCCTTCTGGTCGGATTTCGGCTATCTCATCGTCACGGCGGTGGTGGTGGTGCTGGTGTTCCGGGTACTTTTACAGCTGAGTTGGGTACCCTCCGGCTCCATGGAGACCACCATCCCCAAAAAGACGCTGCTGATCTCGTGGCAGCTGCCCTATGTGATGGGCGACCCGGTGCCGGAGCGGGGGAACATCGTCACTTTCTGGAGCGACGAGCTGGATAAGCTGCTGGTGAAGCGGGTCATCGGCCTGCCGGGAGACACGGTGTCCTTCTCCGGCGGCTATGTCTACATCAACGGCCAGCGGCTGGAGGAGGACTACCTGGACCAGCAGGGCGGGACGATCAGCCCCAACCAGACCTCCTTTACCGTGCCGGAGGGGTGCCTGTTTTTCTTAGGTGATAATCGCTCCGGCTCGAATGATGCCCGGTACTGGGAGGAAAGCTATATCCCGGTGGGCAATGTGAAGGCCCGTGTGCTGCTGGCTATTTCCCTGACCGGGGGCAGCAGCTGGCAGGGCGTGCGGGCCATCGGCTGA
- the hpt gene encoding hypoxanthine phosphoribosyltransferase, which produces MAKSNMDQDILKVLFSEQEIHDRIQEMGNQLYDEFHDRNPLFVGVLNGCFLFMADLVRATQCKSEVEFIGLSSYQNATKSSGVVQITRDLQRDISGRDIIVVEDILDSGNTLYFLKDYMLAKGANSITIVTLLDKPSRREKPIYPDLAGFEVPDEFVVGFGLDYCQQYRNMPYIGVLKPEVYSK; this is translated from the coding sequence ATGGCTAAGAGCAATATGGATCAGGACATCCTGAAGGTCCTGTTCAGTGAGCAGGAGATCCATGACCGCATTCAGGAGATGGGCAATCAGCTCTACGATGAGTTCCACGACAGGAACCCGCTGTTTGTGGGCGTTTTGAATGGGTGCTTCCTGTTTATGGCGGATCTGGTGCGGGCCACCCAGTGCAAGAGCGAGGTGGAGTTCATCGGCCTGTCCTCCTATCAGAACGCCACCAAGTCCTCCGGCGTGGTGCAGATCACCCGTGATCTGCAGCGGGATATCTCCGGCCGGGATATCATTGTGGTGGAGGATATTCTGGACTCCGGCAATACCCTGTACTTTTTGAAGGACTATATGCTGGCCAAGGGAGCCAATAGCATCACCATCGTCACCCTGCTGGACAAGCCCTCCCGCCGGGAAAAGCCCATTTACCCCGATCTGGCGGGCTTTGAGGTGCCGGACGAGTTCGTGGTGGGCTTCGGGCTGGACTACTGCCAGCAGTATCGCAATATGCCCTACATCGGCGTGCTGAAGCCGGAGGTATACAGTAAGTAA
- the tilS gene encoding tRNA lysidine(34) synthetase TilS, producing the protein MDLMPWMQQQGMLPAAGETVLCAVSGGRDSVCLLHYLASLGRRRGFAVAAAHYNHLMRPTAGRDEAFVAGLCRELSVPLYVERGDVRAIARQEGWGVEEAGRRLRYDFLERTADAIGASRIATAHHLSDQAETVVLNLLRGTGPEGLAGIPPVRGRLIRPLLQTPRQEIEAYLTAHGLGHVEDETNDSMDFTRNRLRQEAWPLLAQLHPAPERSIARAAAILRRENDFMDRLARSYLETAVSDCPSAGEPNAPEIFGRRAPAAPSPAPLPGTLPEESSKSDKPSECTRTGDISPDFTSAPTAVSVSEAVLRSAPEELRPRMLRLLLERLPVGKKDVSAAHIEALLSLREGGMLDLPEGVTAWREKDVLHLEMTPPLPLPLTLSEGEQVWGDYLVRVWRSEKNTPPPDGEGLSKTGRFSDHILTLSDGGKMSEWTLRCPQRGDGLTLPGARGRRSIKRLLTERGMPPRRRRTTPVVCINGEPAAVYGVGTDQRFLPGKDGSNINILMIEKDQEEESNG; encoded by the coding sequence ATGGATCTGATGCCGTGGATGCAGCAGCAGGGGATGCTGCCCGCCGCCGGGGAGACGGTGCTGTGCGCCGTGTCCGGGGGCCGGGACTCCGTGTGCCTGCTGCACTATCTGGCGTCGCTGGGCCGCCGCCGGGGCTTTGCCGTGGCCGCCGCCCACTATAACCATCTGATGCGCCCCACGGCGGGACGGGACGAGGCTTTCGTGGCCGGGCTCTGCCGGGAGCTGAGCGTGCCGCTCTATGTGGAGCGGGGCGACGTCCGGGCCATCGCCCGGCAGGAGGGCTGGGGCGTGGAGGAGGCAGGCCGCCGCCTGCGCTACGACTTTCTGGAGCGCACGGCCGACGCCATCGGAGCCTCCCGCATCGCCACCGCCCACCACCTGTCGGATCAGGCGGAGACGGTGGTGCTGAACCTGCTGCGCGGCACCGGCCCGGAGGGGCTGGCGGGCATTCCCCCGGTGCGGGGACGGCTGATCCGCCCTCTGCTCCAGACCCCTCGGCAGGAGATCGAGGCATATCTCACGGCCCACGGCCTGGGCCATGTGGAGGACGAGACTAACGACAGCATGGATTTCACCCGCAACCGCTTGCGGCAGGAGGCGTGGCCCCTGCTGGCACAGCTCCACCCCGCTCCGGAACGGAGCATAGCACGGGCCGCCGCTATCCTACGGCGGGAAAACGATTTCATGGATCGGCTGGCCCGCTCCTATCTGGAGACAGCCGTATCCGATTGCCCGTCAGCCGGTGAGCCCAATGCCCCGGAGATCTTTGGCCGCCGGGCCCCCGCTGCACCCAGCCCTGCACCGCTTCCCGGCACGTTGCCGGAGGAGTCGTCAAAGTCGGATAAGCCCTCAGAATGTACACGCACGGGCGATATTTCGCCTGATTTCACATCGGCACCCACCGCCGTATCGGTGTCCGAAGCCGTGCTGCGATCGGCACCGGAGGAGCTGCGGCCCCGGATGCTCCGGCTGCTGCTGGAGCGGCTCCCCGTCGGGAAGAAGGATGTATCCGCCGCCCACATAGAGGCCCTGCTGTCCCTTCGGGAGGGCGGGATGCTGGATCTGCCGGAGGGTGTCACGGCATGGCGGGAGAAGGATGTGCTGCATCTGGAGATGACGCCGCCCCTGCCCCTACCCCTGACTCTGTCAGAGGGGGAGCAGGTCTGGGGAGACTATCTCGTCCGGGTGTGGAGAAGCGAAAAAAATACCCCGCCCCCTGACGGAGAAGGGCTGTCCAAAACGGGCCGGTTTTCGGACCATATCCTGACGCTTTCGGACGGTGGGAAAATGTCCGAATGGACACTCCGCTGTCCGCAAAGGGGAGACGGTCTGACCCTGCCGGGGGCCAGAGGCCGCCGCAGCATCAAACGACTGCTGACGGAGCGGGGGATGCCGCCCCGGCGACGGCGAACCACCCCGGTGGTGTGTATAAACGGAGAACCCGCCGCCGTATACGGCGTGGGAACGGATCAGAGATTTTTGCCGGGAAAAGACGGCAGCAATATAAATATTTTAATGATTGAGAAAGATCAGGAGGAAGAAAGTAATGGCTAA
- the dnaB gene encoding replicative DNA helicase: MDELLLRQMPHSTEAEQAVLGSMLIDAACVKDVMDQLQPDDFYLRQNREIFETIYTMFVYSRPIDGLTVAGELEKAGLANDGTRAYLAQLMEVTPTSANVLEYVRLVREKALLRSVAAAAAEITAMVQEGTGAPGDVLEAAEQKIYAIRRGRSAQSMATIQVVLQEVMEHLAELSAQGGKTLPGLSTGFSAVDGKINGLNKSDLLLLAARPGMGKTSMALNVALNAAKESGQTVAVFSLEMSRDQLVTRLLASEGLIENTRLISGDLRESDWVKIAEGASSLSRLDIRIDDNPLLTVADMNAKCRRIENLGLVVIDYLQLMTSAGGKGYSGENRQQAVSDISRMLKIMAKELQVPVLCLSQLSRANEKREDKRPMLSDLRESGAIEQDADIVMFLYRDDYYKEDSEKRNIAECIVAKNRHGETGKVELRWMPEYTIFGTLENRYDEE, encoded by the coding sequence ATGGATGAATTGCTTCTGCGGCAAATGCCGCACTCCACAGAGGCAGAGCAGGCCGTGCTGGGTTCCATGCTCATTGACGCCGCCTGCGTCAAGGACGTGATGGACCAGCTTCAGCCGGACGATTTCTACCTCCGCCAGAACCGGGAAATTTTCGAAACCATCTACACCATGTTCGTCTACTCCCGCCCCATCGACGGCCTCACCGTGGCCGGGGAGCTGGAGAAGGCGGGCCTCGCCAACGATGGCACACGGGCGTATCTGGCCCAGCTGATGGAGGTGACGCCCACCTCTGCCAACGTGCTGGAGTATGTACGTCTGGTGCGGGAGAAGGCCCTGCTGCGGTCGGTGGCCGCAGCGGCGGCGGAGATCACCGCCATGGTGCAGGAGGGGACCGGCGCCCCCGGCGACGTGCTGGAGGCGGCGGAGCAGAAGATCTACGCCATCCGCCGGGGCCGCAGCGCCCAGAGCATGGCCACCATTCAGGTGGTGCTGCAGGAGGTCATGGAGCATCTGGCGGAGCTCAGCGCTCAGGGGGGCAAGACCCTGCCGGGTCTGTCCACCGGCTTTTCGGCGGTGGACGGTAAGATCAACGGCTTGAACAAGTCGGATCTTCTGTTGCTGGCCGCCCGTCCCGGCATGGGCAAGACCAGTATGGCTCTGAACGTGGCCCTGAACGCCGCCAAGGAGTCCGGCCAGACGGTGGCCGTCTTCTCGCTGGAGATGTCCCGTGACCAGCTGGTGACCCGCCTGCTGGCCAGCGAGGGCCTCATCGAAAATACCCGCCTCATCAGCGGCGACCTCCGGGAGAGCGACTGGGTGAAGATCGCCGAGGGCGCCTCCTCCCTGAGCCGTCTGGATATCCGCATCGACGATAATCCCCTGCTGACGGTGGCGGACATGAACGCCAAGTGCCGCCGCATCGAGAATCTGGGTCTGGTGGTCATTGACTACCTCCAGCTGATGACCTCCGCCGGCGGAAAGGGGTATAGCGGCGAGAACCGCCAACAGGCGGTGTCGGATATCAGCCGTATGCTGAAGATCATGGCCAAGGAGCTGCAGGTGCCGGTGCTGTGCCTGTCCCAGCTGTCCCGTGCCAACGAAAAGCGTGAGGACAAGCGCCCCATGCTGTCGGACCTGCGTGAGTCCGGCGCCATTGAGCAGGATGCCGATATCGTCATGTTCCTGTATCGTGACGATTACTATAAAGAGGATTCGGAAAAGCGCAACATCGCCGAGTGCATCGTGGCCAAGAACCGCCACGGCGAGACCGGCAAGGTGGAGCTGCGCTGGATGCCGGAGTATACCATCTTCGGCACCTTGGAAAACCGCTACGACGAGGAGTAA
- the rplI gene encoding 50S ribosomal protein L9, with translation MKVILQQDVRGKGKKGQMIEVAEGYARNFLLPKNLAVLATADAMNTMKLQAKAKAKADAEAKAAAQELAGKLKGCQVKIAAKGGAGGKLFGAVTAKEISEQLKAQHDMELDSKKLVLAEPIKTFGSFEVKAKLGFEITGTVYVLVCEEK, from the coding sequence ATGAAAGTGATTTTGCAGCAGGATGTCCGGGGTAAGGGCAAGAAGGGCCAGATGATCGAGGTGGCCGAGGGCTACGCCCGCAACTTCCTGCTTCCTAAAAATCTGGCGGTGCTGGCTACCGCCGATGCCATGAACACCATGAAGCTGCAGGCCAAGGCCAAGGCAAAGGCCGACGCGGAGGCCAAGGCCGCCGCACAGGAGCTTGCCGGGAAGCTGAAGGGCTGTCAGGTGAAGATCGCCGCCAAGGGCGGCGCCGGCGGCAAGCTCTTCGGTGCCGTCACCGCCAAGGAGATCTCCGAGCAGCTGAAGGCCCAGCACGATATGGAGCTGGACAGCAAGAAGCTGGTGCTGGCGGAGCCCATCAAGACCTTCGGCAGCTTTGAGGTCAAGGCCAAGCTGGGCTTCGAGATCACCGGAACCGTCTATGTGCTGGTCTGCGAGGAGAAGTAG
- a CDS encoding DHH family phosphoesterase has product MNKRIARLLRTNITIFSLCLVLFALAAIPFDVRLAIGEGVAAVAFFLLGRRRSKATQQSLRQYIQRFYGGMDSARSSNMLFTPLPMMVFDLATEDILWSSESFLQLTEQREGIFDAHLETVFPNISFHWLLEGKTEAPETVVWNHRTYRVFGGVSHPEGGQSALATTYWMDVTDTEEMRRTLELTRPVVAILMVDNYEDLMKATPEGKRSAVRAMLEEKLSQWSAGAEGMMLKYDRDRYLFVFEEKSFSDFAAKRFDVLDAVREVVAGEGVAATLSIGVGRDADSFEALFKNASVALEMALSRGGDQAVVKDKLNFEFYGGRSKATEKRTKVKSRVMANALAELIDEAKQVYVMGHSYADMDALGAAAGVCAIVRKRGKKCRIVIDTENNAAHPVLRRLQALPEYQGAFLSGDDAFLRVQPETLLVVVDTNRPGSVESEPLLDACNRVAVIDHHRRGSGYIDKMALNYHEPYASSASELVTELLQYLIEPGDLLKAESEALLAGIVLDTKNFTNRTGGRTFEAAAYLRRAGADTADVQRMFQSDLQSMISRYDIIRRAELYHGDIAIAALDQECDRVIAAKAADEMLTLQGVRASFVLYRKDDGIYISARSLGEINVQVLVETLGGGGNSTTAGGQCSGMTVAEAKATLLRAIDKYFEE; this is encoded by the coding sequence TTGAATAAACGGATCGCCCGACTCCTCCGGACGAATATCACGATCTTCTCGCTGTGCCTGGTGCTGTTTGCCCTGGCAGCGATCCCCTTTGACGTGCGCCTCGCCATTGGCGAGGGCGTGGCCGCCGTGGCCTTCTTCCTGCTGGGCCGCCGCCGCAGCAAGGCTACCCAGCAGAGTCTGCGCCAGTATATCCAGCGGTTTTACGGCGGCATGGACTCCGCCCGCTCCAGCAATATGCTCTTCACCCCCCTGCCCATGATGGTCTTTGATCTGGCCACGGAGGATATCCTCTGGAGCAGCGAGAGCTTCCTCCAGCTGACGGAGCAGCGGGAGGGCATCTTCGATGCCCATCTGGAGACGGTGTTCCCCAATATCTCCTTCCACTGGCTGCTGGAGGGCAAGACCGAGGCCCCGGAGACCGTGGTGTGGAACCACCGCACCTATCGGGTGTTCGGCGGCGTCAGCCACCCGGAGGGCGGCCAGAGCGCACTGGCCACCACCTACTGGATGGACGTTACCGACACCGAGGAGATGCGCCGGACGCTGGAGCTGACCCGGCCGGTGGTGGCCATCCTCATGGTGGATAACTACGAGGACCTGATGAAGGCCACCCCGGAGGGCAAGCGCTCTGCGGTGCGGGCCATGCTGGAGGAAAAGCTGAGCCAGTGGTCTGCCGGCGCCGAGGGGATGATGCTGAAATATGACCGGGACCGCTACCTCTTTGTGTTCGAGGAGAAGAGCTTCTCCGACTTTGCCGCCAAGCGCTTCGACGTGCTGGATGCCGTCCGTGAGGTGGTGGCCGGAGAGGGCGTGGCAGCCACCCTGTCCATCGGCGTGGGCCGGGATGCCGACAGCTTCGAGGCCCTGTTCAAAAATGCCTCCGTGGCGCTGGAAATGGCCCTGAGCCGTGGCGGCGATCAGGCAGTGGTGAAGGACAAGCTGAATTTCGAGTTCTACGGCGGCCGCTCCAAGGCTACGGAGAAGCGCACCAAGGTGAAGTCACGGGTCATGGCCAATGCGCTGGCGGAGCTCATCGACGAGGCCAAGCAGGTCTACGTCATGGGCCACAGCTATGCGGATATGGACGCACTGGGCGCCGCCGCAGGCGTGTGCGCCATCGTCCGCAAGCGTGGCAAGAAGTGCCGCATCGTCATCGATACGGAGAATAACGCCGCCCATCCGGTGCTGCGCCGCCTGCAGGCCCTGCCGGAGTATCAGGGGGCCTTCCTCAGCGGCGATGATGCCTTCCTGCGGGTCCAGCCGGAGACGCTGCTGGTGGTGGTGGATACCAACCGCCCCGGCAGCGTGGAGTCCGAACCTCTGCTGGATGCCTGCAACCGGGTGGCGGTCATCGACCACCACCGCCGGGGCAGCGGCTACATCGACAAGATGGCCCTGAACTACCACGAACCCTACGCCTCCTCAGCGTCGGAGCTGGTGACGGAGCTGCTCCAGTACCTCATCGAGCCGGGCGACCTGTTGAAGGCGGAGTCCGAGGCGCTGCTGGCCGGCATCGTGCTGGACACCAAGAATTTCACCAACCGCACCGGCGGCCGCACCTTCGAGGCGGCAGCGTACCTGCGCCGGGCCGGGGCGGATACGGCGGACGTACAGCGGATGTTCCAGAGCGACCTCCAGTCCATGATCTCCCGCTACGATATCATCCGCCGGGCAGAGCTGTACCACGGCGACATCGCCATTGCGGCGCTGGATCAGGAGTGCGACCGGGTCATTGCCGCCAAGGCCGCCGATGAGATGCTGACCCTGCAGGGGGTCCGTGCTTCCTTCGTGCTGTACCGCAAGGACGACGGCATTTACATCTCCGCCCGCTCTCTGGGCGAGATCAACGTACAGGTGCTGGTAGAGACGCTGGGGGGCGGAGGCAACTCCACCACCGCCGGCGGCCAGTGCTCCGGCATGACGGTGGCGGAGGCGAAGGCCACGCTGCTGCGTGCCATTGATAAGTATTTTGAAGAATAA
- a CDS encoding ribonuclease J, producing the protein MAEKLKIIPLGGLNEIGKNMTAYEYGGEIIVVDCGMAFPGDDMYGIDCVIPDVTYLIKNRSRLRGLFITHGHEDHIGAIPYVLKQVNMPIYCTRFTAGLIKLKLQEHRLLDSTKLVTVEAGQTVKAGKFQVEFIHVNHSIADSVAFAIHTRMGVVVHTGDFKIDSTPIDGEVIDLARFGALGKEGVLALLADSTNVERPGYTMSERMVGKTFQRQFTGCKQRIIVTTFASNVHRIQQIIDAAAACGRKVAVTGRSMENIMKVSTELGYMKIPKGVLMDINRIKGLPPQQQVIITTGSQGEEMSALYRMAFSTHKQIDIGPQDKVIISASAIPGNEVTVGRVINELFRKGADVVYDKADMLHVSGHACQEELKIIHALTKPKFFIPLHGEQRMLQIHKRVAEAMGMDPRNICVAENGSVIELTTKHMKCEASVPAGEVFVDGSGVGEVGAVVLNDRKLLAEDGMVVVVLSMSSHDHRLLCEPEIVTRGFVYVKESEELLQELRELAMSTVDGMAARRRKDDNEVCRAVRSAVSSYLYKHTKRSPMIIPMVTKL; encoded by the coding sequence ATGGCAGAAAAATTGAAGATCATTCCTCTGGGCGGTCTCAACGAGATCGGCAAGAACATGACCGCCTATGAGTACGGCGGGGAGATCATTGTGGTGGACTGCGGCATGGCATTCCCCGGCGATGATATGTACGGCATCGACTGCGTCATCCCCGACGTCACCTATCTCATCAAGAACAGATCCCGGCTGCGGGGCCTGTTCATCACCCATGGCCATGAGGACCATATCGGGGCCATCCCCTACGTCCTCAAGCAGGTAAATATGCCCATCTACTGCACCCGCTTTACCGCCGGACTCATCAAGCTGAAGCTGCAGGAGCACCGGCTGCTGGACAGCACCAAGCTGGTGACGGTGGAGGCCGGGCAGACGGTGAAGGCGGGGAAGTTTCAGGTGGAATTCATCCATGTGAACCACTCCATTGCCGACTCCGTGGCCTTCGCCATCCACACCCGCATGGGCGTGGTGGTCCACACCGGCGACTTCAAGATCGACTCCACCCCCATTGACGGGGAGGTCATCGATCTGGCCCGGTTCGGGGCTCTGGGCAAGGAGGGGGTGCTGGCGCTGCTGGCGGACTCCACCAACGTGGAGCGCCCCGGCTACACCATGAGCGAGCGGATGGTGGGCAAGACCTTCCAGCGGCAGTTCACCGGCTGCAAGCAGCGCATCATCGTTACCACCTTCGCCAGCAACGTCCACCGCATCCAGCAGATCATTGACGCTGCCGCCGCCTGCGGGCGGAAGGTGGCCGTTACCGGCCGCAGCATGGAGAACATCATGAAGGTCTCCACGGAGCTGGGGTATATGAAGATCCCCAAGGGGGTGCTGATGGACATCAACCGCATCAAGGGCCTGCCGCCCCAGCAGCAGGTCATCATCACCACCGGCTCCCAGGGCGAGGAGATGAGCGCCCTGTACCGGATGGCGTTTTCCACCCACAAGCAGATCGACATCGGGCCGCAGGACAAGGTCATTATCTCCGCCTCCGCCATCCCCGGCAACGAGGTAACGGTGGGCCGGGTCATCAATGAGCTGTTCCGCAAGGGCGCCGACGTGGTGTACGACAAGGCGGATATGCTGCACGTGTCGGGCCACGCCTGTCAGGAGGAGCTGAAGATCATCCACGCTTTGACCAAGCCCAAGTTCTTCATTCCCCTGCATGGTGAGCAGCGGATGCTGCAGATCCACAAGCGGGTGGCGGAAGCCATGGGCATGGACCCCCGGAACATCTGCGTGGCCGAAAACGGCTCCGTCATCGAGCTGACCACCAAGCACATGAAGTGCGAGGCCTCCGTACCCGCCGGGGAGGTCTTTGTGGACGGCTCCGGCGTGGGTGAAGTGGGTGCTGTGGTACTCAATGACCGGAAGCTGCTGGCCGAGGACGGCATGGTGGTGGTGGTACTGAGTATGTCCTCCCACGACCACCGGCTGCTGTGTGAGCCGGAGATCGTCACCCGCGGCTTCGTGTATGTGAAGGAATCCGAGGAGCTTTTGCAGGAGCTGCGGGAGCTGGCCATGTCCACAGTGGACGGAATGGCCGCCCGGCGGCGCAAGGACGACAACGAGGTGTGCCGTGCCGTGCGCTCGGCGGTGAGCAGCTACCTCTATAAGCACACCAAGCGCAGCCCCATGATCATCCCCATGGTCACAAAGCTGTAA
- a CDS encoding helix-turn-helix domain-containing protein, with protein sequence MEKKQFARRMSQLRQAKGVSARDMSLSLGQSAGYINNIENGVNLPSMSTFFYICEYLGVTPEEFFAAELADPVRLLSLSKSLRRLSSRQLELLEQLVQEMK encoded by the coding sequence ATGGAGAAGAAGCAGTTTGCCCGACGGATGTCACAGCTGCGGCAGGCCAAGGGCGTATCGGCTCGTGATATGAGTCTTTCGCTGGGACAGAGCGCCGGGTACATCAACAACATCGAAAACGGCGTGAATCTGCCGTCCATGTCCACGTTCTTCTACATCTGTGAGTATCTGGGCGTGACGCCGGAGGAATTTTTTGCAGCAGAACTCGCAGACCCGGTACGTCTGTTGTCGCTGAGCAAATCCCTGCGGCGGCTCAGCAGCCGCCAGTTGGAATTGTTGGAGCAGCTGGTACAGGAAATGAAATAA
- a CDS encoding right-handed parallel beta-helix repeat-containing protein: protein MTNRKSTKRALLGSVMAMVLCLAMLVGATFAWFTDTASTGVNKIQAGKLDVALEMKDASGNWVSAEGKTLDFVKAADAKGEAILWEPGCTYTLPELRVVNNGNLALKYMIKITGIKGDAKLNEAIEWTIGDVAMGAEQHLKAGESNEFTIKGHMKESAGNDYMDLTISGISITVYATQDTVESDSFNNQYDKNAAYKGTQEFTEGTHTLSNGVVALNPNDIAVKASGQDTSVTITGGYYDGGNGGNNICVYAMNGATVTIQGGTFTVGSDANGEGNSVVESNGGNIVIEGGFFYTNYNWSGFYYVLNQKNNNPGTITVKGGTFVNYDPSKGDDNLGGSFVADGYSVVSEKHGDDTWYTVVKGTGVIPGTQEDLNNAITDSTNKDITVVMPADQTLTLDNGIANEGAKARNITFVGDGTQTVDVITNATGAEGGQLNYQRGSTFTFENVTVQAGEGSFDGIVCDELVYRNCTIKGKLTLYGKATFINCTFDNTMANQYSIWTWGGTDVTFEGCTFNTNGKAILLYGQATAEKPTDLVVNNCTFNDRKSGAAGKAAIEVGNDYNATYTLTVNNATVNGFAAGKNTGSTLWANKNSMDAAHLTVTIDGTKVQ, encoded by the coding sequence ATGACAAACCGCAAGAGTACCAAACGGGCCTTGCTGGGCAGCGTTATGGCCATGGTCCTGTGCCTGGCTATGCTGGTAGGCGCTACCTTCGCATGGTTCACCGACACCGCATCCACCGGCGTCAACAAGATCCAGGCCGGCAAACTGGATGTTGCTCTGGAGATGAAGGATGCCAGCGGCAACTGGGTCTCCGCCGAGGGCAAGACGCTGGACTTCGTCAAGGCTGCTGATGCCAAGGGCGAAGCCATCCTGTGGGAGCCGGGCTGCACCTATACCCTGCCGGAGCTGCGTGTCGTCAACAACGGCAATCTGGCTCTGAAGTACATGATCAAGATCACCGGCATCAAGGGGGATGCCAAGCTGAACGAGGCTATCGAGTGGACCATCGGGGATGTGGCGATGGGTGCCGAACAGCACCTGAAGGCCGGTGAGAGCAACGAGTTCACCATCAAGGGCCACATGAAGGAGTCTGCCGGCAACGATTACATGGATCTGACCATCAGCGGCATTTCCATCACCGTCTACGCCACGCAGGACACCGTGGAGAGCGACAGCTTCAACAACCAGTATGACAAGAACGCTGCCTATAAGGGTACGCAGGAATTCACCGAAGGTACCCACACCCTCAGCAACGGTGTCGTGGCTCTGAACCCCAATGACATCGCCGTAAAGGCCAGCGGGCAGGACACCAGTGTCACCATCACCGGCGGCTATTATGACGGCGGCAATGGCGGCAATAACATCTGCGTCTATGCCATGAACGGTGCCACCGTGACCATTCAGGGCGGCACCTTCACCGTGGGCAGCGATGCCAACGGCGAGGGCAACTCCGTCGTGGAGAGCAACGGCGGCAACATCGTCATCGAGGGCGGCTTCTTCTATACCAACTACAACTGGAGCGGCTTCTACTATGTGCTGAACCAGAAGAACAACAACCCCGGCACCATCACCGTCAAGGGCGGCACCTTTGTGAACTACGATCCCTCCAAGGGTGACGACAATCTGGGCGGCAGCTTCGTAGCTGACGGCTATTCCGTGGTCTCCGAGAAGCACGGCGATGACACCTGGTACACCGTGGTCAAGGGTACCGGCGTGATCCCCGGCACGCAGGAAGACCTGAACAACGCCATCACCGATTCTACAAACAAGGACATCACGGTCGTCATGCCCGCCGACCAGACCCTGACGCTGGACAACGGCATCGCCAACGAGGGTGCCAAGGCCCGCAACATCACCTTCGTGGGTGACGGCACTCAGACCGTGGACGTCATCACGAATGCCACCGGTGCCGAGGGCGGTCAGCTGAACTATCAGCGCGGCTCCACCTTCACCTTTGAGAATGTGACCGTTCAGGCCGGTGAGGGCAGCTTCGACGGCATCGTCTGCGACGAGCTGGTCTATCGCAACTGCACCATCAAGGGCAAGCTGACTCTGTACGGCAAGGCCACCTTCATCAACTGCACCTTCGATAACACGATGGCCAACCAGTACTCCATCTGGACCTGGGGCGGCACGGACGTGACCTTCGAGGGCTGCACTTTCAACACCAACGGCAAGGCCATCCTCCTCTACGGTCAGGCCACCGCCGAGAAGCCCACCGATCTGGTGGTGAACAACTGCACCTTCAACGACCGCAAGAGCGGCGCTGCCGGTAAGGCTGCCATCGAGGTGGGCAACGACTACAATGCCACCTACACCCTGACCGTCAACAACGCCACGGTCAACGGCTTCGCAGCCGGCAAGAATACGGGCTCCACCCTGTGGGCCAACAAGAACAGCATGGACGCCGCTCACCTCACCGTCACCATCGACGGCACCAAGGTGCAGTAA